A single region of the Nocardioides aurantiacus genome encodes:
- a CDS encoding DUF2277 domain-containing protein, producing the protein MCRNIRTLHNFEPPATHDEVHAAAVQYVRKISGSTRPSQANQAAFDAAIAEVEAATRRLLDGLSTPAPPKNREEEATKARARAEVRYARG; encoded by the coding sequence ATGTGCCGCAACATCCGCACCCTGCACAACTTCGAGCCCCCGGCCACCCACGACGAGGTGCACGCTGCAGCCGTGCAGTACGTCCGCAAGATCAGTGGGTCGACCCGCCCCTCACAGGCCAACCAGGCCGCGTTCGACGCGGCGATCGCCGAGGTCGAGGCCGCGACGCGTCGCCTGCTCGACGGGCTGAGCACGCCGGCGCCCCCGAAGAACCGCGAGGAGGAGGCCACCAAGGCGCGCGCCCGGGCCGAGGTGCGCTACGCCCGTGGCTGA